The Humulus lupulus chromosome 4, drHumLupu1.1, whole genome shotgun sequence genome has a window encoding:
- the LOC133831301 gene encoding growth-regulating factor 4-like has protein sequence MDFHLKQWRNQQHESEHHQQHSAKIPKLVIETHHMKPELSSGSEPLPLFVPEPNITKMITSGTLSAFSADSTTSASTTRIPRMGSYFSLAQWQELELQALIFRYMLAGATVPPELLQHIKKSFNLLTTPYFLHHSLQPYPHYQPSPTLLQTGYWGRTAMDPEPGRCRRTDGKKWRCSRDVVVGQKYCERHMHRGRNRSRKPVEIPTPTTTGGRPAGDGGRGTLASNTGPSPLSTSSKAAHFSLSVPSSSVDLLHLNNRSNTSDVKNENKDLFKPHNEVSGDGKSDGHILRHFFDDWPRSHQESGNVGNNNNSNNHNNTSPMNTATSLSISIPGNPSSSDVSLKLSTGNGELGHQEAHSDREQLGWAATGWASNPMASMGGPLAEALRSSNSNSSPTSVLHQLPPRASVSDTCIVSS, from the exons atggaCTTCCATCTGAAGCAATGGAGAAATCAGCAGCATGAGTCAGAACATCACCAACAACATTCTGCAAAGATACCAAAACTTGTTATCGAAACCCATCACATGAAACCAGAGCTCTCTTCTGGTTCTGAACCTCTTCCTCTGTTTGTACCTGAACCAAACATCACTAAAATGATCACAAGTGGTACTCTGTCAGCGTTCTCAGCTGATTCAACTACTTCTGCCTCTACTACTAGAATCCCAA GAATGGGGAGTTACTTTAGTTTGGCCCAATGGCAAGAGCTGGAGTTGCAGGCTTTGATATTCAGGTACATGTTAGCTGGTGCTACTGTTCCTCCTGAGCTTCTTCAACACATCAAGAAAAGCTTTAATCTTCTTACGACACCGTATTTCTTGCATCACTCTCTTCAACCTTATCCCCATTATCAACCTTCCCCTACTT TGTTACAGACAGGTTACTGGGGAAGAACAGCCATGGATCCGGAACCTGGTCGGTGCCGGAGAACAGATGGAAAGAAGTGGCGGTGTTCAAGAGATGTGGTGGTTGGTCAGAAGTACTGCGAGCGCCACATGCACCGTGGCAGAAATCGTTCAAGAAAGCCTGTGGAAATCCCCACACCCACCACCACTGGCGGAAGACCCGCCGGGGACGGCGGCAGAGGGACTCTAGCTTCCAACACCGGTCCATCTCCTTTGTCAACATCCTCTAAAGCAGCCCATTTTTCCCTTTCAGTGCCATCATCCTCCGTAGATCTCCTCCATCTCAACAACCGGAG TAACACTTCAGATGTTAAAAATGAAAACAAGGACTTGTTTAAACCCCATAATGAGGTCTCCGGCGACGGCAAATCGGACGGTCACATACTCCGGCACTTCTTTGATGACTGGCCGAGATCACATCAAGAATCAGGAAATGTAGGAaacaataataatagtaataatcataataatacgAGCCCCATGAACACTGCTACCAGCTTATCAATTTCCATTCCGGGAAACCCATCATCGTCTGATGTTTCGCTGAAGTTGTCGACTGGCAACGGCGAATTGGGCCACCAAGAAGCCCATTCTGATCGTGAGCAGTTGGGCTGGGCTGCCACGGGTTGGGCTTCGAACCCAATGGCCTCAATGGGTGGGCCGCTGGCTGAGGCCTTGCGATCCTCCAACTCCAATTCATCTCCTACCAGTGTTCTACATCAGTTGCCTCCTCGTGCCTCTGTCTCTGACACTTGCATTGTCAGCTCCTGA